The following coding sequences are from one SAR324 cluster bacterium window:
- a CDS encoding nuclear transport factor 2 family protein, whose translation MTPKEVVQKNYECFTTGDMTTFRTLYAEDAVVKVNGIHKLSGTYHGPDNWMSALSQVPQLYDEFKIELVNIIAEGDHVFAMLHATAVGSGKMTADFGHFYKIENSKIAEFHIFDDSQKMAATMNAA comes from the coding sequence ATGACACCAAAAGAAGTAGTTCAGAAAAACTATGAATGTTTTACAACCGGAGATATGACAACTTTTCGCACTCTGTATGCCGAAGATGCAGTAGTTAAAGTAAATGGGATCCATAAATTATCCGGAACTTATCATGGTCCAGATAATTGGATGAGCGCTCTGTCTCAGGTGCCACAGCTTTATGATGAATTCAAAATTGAGTTGGTGAACATCATCGCTGAAGGTGATCACGTATTTGCGATGCTGCATGCAACTGCGGTGGGTTCAGGAAAAATGACTGCTGATTTTGGACATTTTTACAAGATCGAAAATAGTAAAATTGCTGAATTTCATATCTTTGATGACTCACAGAAAATGGCTGCAACGATGAATGCTGCTTGA
- a CDS encoding mannitol dehydrogenase family protein, whose translation MTIRLSRAVLPSFPSQISVPNYSPKQLKPGIIHIGVGNFHRAHQAVYLDQLFRLGKSLDWALVGTGVMPGDRVMGQTLAQQDYLTTVVEQSAAGYKATITGSMIDFLPPGDPVNIERLADPSIRIVSLTVTEGGYFINPATGEFDPDQPTLEQDAANPETPTTAFGLILAGLRTRLARGIAPFTVMSCDNLLHNGNVTRNAVVGLAEMQDSKLAAWVEREVAFPNGMVDRITPATSDRERSILQEEFGIEDGWPVFCENYIQWVLEDHFPLGRPELETVGVTFVPDVTPYEHMKLRILNAGHASIAYVGALLDQHFVHEAMAHPLICRYLEKMETEEILPSVPPVPNTDLQAYLQLVLERFANPKIGDTIARLCFDGSNRQPKFVLPSTRDRLQAGTSVTGLALESALWCRYWGGFSEGGKDMQPEDSQADRLRTLAERSKSEPLAFLELQDVFGDLSESKAFQQSFQNALQHLWQHGTANTLQSYLDDQL comes from the coding sequence ATGACTATTCGACTCTCTCGGGCAGTCTTGCCCTCATTTCCATCGCAGATCTCAGTTCCCAACTATTCTCCTAAGCAGCTCAAGCCGGGGATTATCCACATTGGTGTGGGCAATTTTCATCGGGCACATCAAGCGGTCTATCTGGACCAACTGTTCCGACTTGGCAAATCTCTTGACTGGGCTCTGGTTGGTACAGGTGTGATGCCTGGTGATCGTGTGATGGGTCAAACCCTGGCGCAGCAGGACTACCTGACTACAGTCGTGGAGCAATCGGCTGCTGGTTACAAAGCAACCATAACGGGATCGATGATCGATTTTCTCCCACCAGGAGATCCTGTAAACATTGAGAGGCTTGCAGACCCAAGCATCCGGATTGTTTCATTGACGGTCACGGAAGGAGGCTACTTCATTAATCCAGCAACGGGAGAGTTCGATCCAGATCAACCCACATTAGAACAGGATGCAGCAAATCCAGAGACACCGACTACAGCCTTTGGGTTGATTCTGGCTGGTTTGCGTACCCGTTTGGCGAGAGGCATTGCGCCCTTTACTGTGATGTCCTGCGATAATCTGCTGCACAACGGCAATGTCACCCGCAACGCTGTGGTTGGTCTTGCCGAAATGCAAGATTCCAAATTGGCCGCCTGGGTTGAGCGTGAGGTTGCTTTTCCCAATGGAATGGTGGATCGCATTACACCCGCTACCTCTGATCGGGAAAGAAGTATTCTGCAGGAGGAGTTTGGTATTGAGGACGGATGGCCAGTTTTCTGTGAAAATTACATTCAGTGGGTCTTGGAAGATCACTTTCCGCTAGGGCGTCCAGAATTGGAAACTGTTGGGGTGACTTTCGTGCCGGACGTGACTCCCTATGAGCATATGAAGCTGAGGATTTTGAATGCAGGACATGCTTCAATTGCCTATGTGGGAGCTCTGCTGGACCAACACTTTGTCCACGAGGCAATGGCGCATCCGCTAATCTGCCGCTACTTGGAGAAGATGGAGACAGAGGAGATCTTACCGTCAGTTCCCCCTGTACCAAATACTGATCTACAAGCTTATCTTCAGTTGGTTCTAGAGCGGTTTGCCAATCCAAAAATTGGGGATACGATTGCTCGACTTTGCTTTGATGGTTCCAACCGACAACCCAAGTTTGTGCTACCCTCCACTCGAGATCGCTTACAGGCAGGCACCTCTGTAACTGGTTTGGCCTTGGAGTCTGCGCTTTGGTGTCGATACTGGGGAGGATTCTCTGAGGGAGGGAAAGACATGCAACCAGAGGACAGTCAGGCGGATCGACTACGAACGCTGGCCGAAAGATCTAAATCTGAACCGCTGGCCTTCCTGGAATTACAGGACGTCTTTGGCGATCTCTCAGAGTCTAAAGCTTTCCAACAAAGCTTCCAAAATGCCCTGCAGCACCTATGGCAGCATGGCACCGCAAACACCCTGCAAAGCTACCTCGATGATCAGCTCTGA